Proteins co-encoded in one Deltaproteobacteria bacterium PRO3 genomic window:
- a CDS encoding class I SAM-dependent methyltransferase, whose amino-acid sequence MNSPLPDLETLKTRLKDTWMAGDFGEVAKMIVAHAEEFVARRGLSPGERVLDVACGTGNLSIPAARTGAVVTGVDIATNLLDQARARARSEGLDIAFQEGDAEALPFPDGAFDRIFSMYGAMFAPRPERVAAELRRVCRPGGEVAMANWTPEGFVGKLFRLVASQVPPPPGMPPPIAWGDEDTVRKRLQEGFRELRLTRIPVTFHFPFSPAETVEFHRRYFGPIQRAFDSLPEGKRAGLGQALEALWAEHNLAKDGTTRIAGEYLEVVARVA is encoded by the coding sequence ATGAATTCTCCCCTACCCGATCTCGAAACCCTCAAGACCCGCCTCAAAGATACGTGGATGGCGGGGGACTTCGGGGAAGTCGCAAAAATGATCGTCGCCCACGCCGAGGAGTTCGTCGCCAGGCGCGGACTAAGCCCCGGGGAGCGCGTCCTGGACGTGGCCTGCGGGACCGGCAATCTCTCGATTCCGGCGGCCCGGACCGGCGCCGTGGTGACCGGGGTCGATATCGCCACCAATTTGCTCGACCAAGCCCGCGCCCGGGCGCGATCCGAAGGCCTGGATATCGCCTTCCAAGAAGGGGACGCCGAGGCGCTTCCCTTCCCCGACGGTGCCTTCGACCGAATCTTCAGCATGTACGGCGCCATGTTCGCGCCGCGTCCCGAGCGGGTCGCCGCCGAGCTGCGCCGCGTCTGCAGGCCGGGCGGAGAAGTCGCGATGGCCAATTGGACCCCGGAAGGCTTCGTCGGAAAACTCTTTCGACTCGTGGCCTCCCAGGTTCCGCCGCCGCCGGGGATGCCGCCGCCGATCGCCTGGGGCGACGAAGACACCGTTCGAAAACGGCTCCAGGAGGGCTTCCGAGAACTCCGTCTCACGCGAATCCCCGTGACCTTTCATTTTCCCTTCTCTCCGGCCGAGACCGTCGAGTTTCACCGCCGCTACTTCGGCCCAATCCAACGCGCCTTCGATTCCCTGCCCGAGGGGAAAAGGGCGGGCTTGGGACAGGCGCTCGAGGCGCTCTGGGCCGAGCACAACTTGGCGAAAGACGGAACCACCCGCATCGCCGGCGAATATCTCGAGGTCGTCGCGCGAGTGGCTTAG